The Candidatus Paceibacterota bacterium genomic sequence TTGTCCGTCTGGTGAGAGCAACGGAAGCCCCTGACAGTGAAATCTATGCGGTTAAGGAAACTGTCTCGGAGTTTGCCAACCGCGAATATCGGCTGCTGCGCCAACTCGCCAGCCTGGACGCTCCGAGTGTTGAGCCGATTGCTGTGGTTGAGGGCCGACTTGATGTAGACGGAAATGAACTTCCCTCTGCACTAGTCACTCGTTTCCTTCCATACTCATTGCCTTACCGCGTGCTGCTCTCTGGCGAAGTGAGTGCTCATGACGTCATGACCATGGCCAATGGGCTGGCGCTACTGCTGGTTCGGATGCACTTGCTGGGATTCTGGTGGGGAGATTGCTCGTTATCCAATGCCCTCTTTCGTCGTGACGCGGAAGGTTTTGCGGCCTATCTCGTGGACGCAGAGACGGGGGAGTTTCACAAGAATTTGTCTAATGGACAACGCGAGCACGACCTGGAGATCGCTCATTTCAATGTTGCAGCCGAACTTGAGGATCTATCTCTTTCTGGAGTCCTTTATCCAGGAATGGATCCGGTAAGGGCAAGTGATGGAGTAATCAAGCGATACCGACGGCTGTGGGCGGCGCTTCGGGAACCTCAGTTGCTCGATCCCGAGGATCGACATGCGGTTGAACGTGCCATGCGGCAACTTCAAGATTTGGGGTTCGCGGTTGAGGAAGTGCAAGTCTCATTGGATGGCAATCATCAGGCACTTGCCTTCCAGCCGAAGTTGGTGGCAGCTGGATATCACCAAGCGAGACTGCGCGAACTCACGGGGCTTGAAACCGAAGAACTCCAAGCCAAGCGGCTTCTCGCATCCTTTGATCGGTACCGAACGCGACAAGAGAGCCCGCAATCTTCAATAGAGGAAAGTGCTCGGCTCTGGCTAACCAATGTTTTTCAACCCATTACCTCGTTGGTCCCCGCGCATTTGGCAGGCAGGGTCGAACCCGCACAAGTATTTCATGAAGTTCTTGAGCATCGGTGGTATCTGAGTGAAAAAGCTGGTCGGGATGTTGGGTTAGAATATGCAGCACGTTCTTATATTTCCGAGATCCTTCCGTTCCGAAGAGATTCAGGTGTTGAATTAAAGTGAGAGTACGTCTGTGACACTTCCTCCAAATTTTGGTCGCGCCATAGATCTCAGCGCGCTTGGAAAACCACCAGTTACTCAATCCGTATCCGTGGCAGCTAAAGAAGTAACCGCGGCGAATCTCGCTTCAGAATTTCTGCCTCTTTCACGGGAGAAAGTTGTAATACTTCTCTGTTGGTCAGCACGCAGTCCTGAGTCGATTGCGGTTCTGGAGATTTTGGCCAAATTGCAAAATCAAGACGCTGACAAATGGATACTAGGTACCGTCAATATTGATGTTGAGGCGCAGGTTGCCCAAGCACTGCAAGTTCGCACCATTCCATATGCAATTGCAATTGTTGCCGAACAAGTGGTCCCACTTTTTGAGCAGAGCCATCCAGAGGCACAAATAAGATCAGTGATAGATAAAGTGTTGGCGATTGGCGCCGAGCAAGGTATTGGTGGAGTGCCCCAGGAAATTATCGAACCTGAAGAGGAAGAGGCAGTTGCCGCGCTTGAATCCGGAAATTACGCGAAGGCGGAAGAAGCCTATAAAAAACTTCTTTCACGCAAGCCTGCTGATCCATACGCCAAGATTGGATTGGCGCAGACTCAATTGTTGATCCGCACTTCGAATCTTGACTCTGCCCTGGTGGCAAAAGCCGCAGATGCTCAACCGGAGAACATAGACCTGCAAATTCAATGTGCAGATTGCGAAATGGTGGCTGGAGATGTCGATACGGCATTTTCTCGGCTGCTTCAGGCGGTTCGAATTTCATCGGGCGATGAGAAAAACCAGGCCAAAAACCACCTGCTCGAACTTTTTTCCCTGGTTGATTCATCCGATCCTCGGCTTGTCAAGGCGAGAAATGCCTTGGCTAGTGCTCTCTTTTAGATGAAGACTGCACAAAGACGGATGCTGGGCGCTCTCTTCTTCCTCTTCGGAGCGGGCATTATGGGTTGGGTCCCTCGATTTCCTGAGGTGAAAGCGAATCTCAATGTCGGAAATGGGCAATTCGGAACTCTCATTAGCATGGGAGCGATCGGCTCGGTCATCAGTCTGGTAGCCGTTGGTCCACTCGTTCATCGTTTTGGAAGTCGCAAGGTCATGACAGTAAGTGCAACAGTTCTCTTTAGCGCGATCGCGGTAATCGTTCACATCAGGTCTGAGTGGCAGTTTCTCGTTTGCAACATGATGATTGGTGCAGGGATATCCGCATTCCATATTGCGGTCAACAGCCAGGCGCTTTTTGAGCAATCCCGTGATCGCGAAAACTTAATGCCGCGCCTTCATGGATTGTGGTCTCTTGGCGCACTCACAACTGCGATGCTTTCTGCTCTACTCATTGGAAACGTTCCATTATGGATTCACATCGATGTGCTCTGCGTTTTTGTGTATGTGGCGACTTTGATTCTTATTAAGAAAATCGCCTCGAGTTCGCTCAAGGCAAGTAAAGAGCCAAGAGAGGAGTATTCATTCAGAGTACTTTTCAATAGAAACAATATTGATTGGATCCTGGGGCTAGGAGCCACCTGCGCATTGGCAATTGAGTATGCTATTGCAGACTGGGCAGCGATTTTTTCAAAAGAAGAACTGCACATGAGCGCCAGTCTCAGCGCTCTTCCGTATGTTCTATTTATTCTCGCAATGATTATTGGCCGCCTGAGTTTCCATCACGTGACCGAATACATTGGAATTGGTAAGTTAATCAGGATCTGCACTCTGGTGGGCGGCACAACTTTTATTCTTGCTATCCTGATTGGAGTCCAGGTCAGCAAGAGTTCAGCGACCGCGGGTTTCGTTATCGTGCTGGGTGGACTGTTCATTGTGGGGCTTGGCGATTCTTTCCTCGCGCCGACCTTCATGCACGCTGCTAGTAATCGATCTAAGTCGCCAGGAAGCGTTGTTATCGGGCAAATGGGCGCGATCAATACGTCGCTGGTGCTTGTTATTAAGCCCGTTATTGCGTGGACCGCTCAGATAACTTCGGTGGCTTTGGCTCTTCTTATTCCGGCAATTATGCTCTTGTTGGTCTCCACTTTTGCTCGCACTGTACAGAAGGCAAATGATTAACCTAACGCAAGCCAT encodes the following:
- a CDS encoding DUF4032 domain-containing protein, whose protein sequence is MALRITGQAEEITAVLGLPWERPLESWPEDPSLAEKRGISRHVVRLVRATEAPDSEIYAVKETVSEFANREYRLLRQLASLDAPSVEPIAVVEGRLDVDGNELPSALVTRFLPYSLPYRVLLSGEVSAHDVMTMANGLALLLVRMHLLGFWWGDCSLSNALFRRDAEGFAAYLVDAETGEFHKNLSNGQREHDLEIAHFNVAAELEDLSLSGVLYPGMDPVRASDGVIKRYRRLWAALREPQLLDPEDRHAVERAMRQLQDLGFAVEEVQVSLDGNHQALAFQPKLVAAGYHQARLRELTGLETEELQAKRLLASFDRYRTRQESPQSSIEESARLWLTNVFQPITSLVPAHLAGRVEPAQVFHEVLEHRWYLSEKAGRDVGLEYAARSYISEILPFRRDSGVELK
- a CDS encoding tetratricopeptide repeat protein → MTLPPNFGRAIDLSALGKPPVTQSVSVAAKEVTAANLASEFLPLSREKVVILLCWSARSPESIAVLEILAKLQNQDADKWILGTVNIDVEAQVAQALQVRTIPYAIAIVAEQVVPLFEQSHPEAQIRSVIDKVLAIGAEQGIGGVPQEIIEPEEEEAVAALESGNYAKAEEAYKKLLSRKPADPYAKIGLAQTQLLIRTSNLDSALVAKAADAQPENIDLQIQCADCEMVAGDVDTAFSRLLQAVRISSGDEKNQAKNHLLELFSLVDSSDPRLVKARNALASALF
- a CDS encoding MFS transporter translates to MKTAQRRMLGALFFLFGAGIMGWVPRFPEVKANLNVGNGQFGTLISMGAIGSVISLVAVGPLVHRFGSRKVMTVSATVLFSAIAVIVHIRSEWQFLVCNMMIGAGISAFHIAVNSQALFEQSRDRENLMPRLHGLWSLGALTTAMLSALLIGNVPLWIHIDVLCVFVYVATLILIKKIASSSLKASKEPREEYSFRVLFNRNNIDWILGLGATCALAIEYAIADWAAIFSKEELHMSASLSALPYVLFILAMIIGRLSFHHVTEYIGIGKLIRICTLVGGTTFILAILIGVQVSKSSATAGFVIVLGGLFIVGLGDSFLAPTFMHAASNRSKSPGSVVIGQMGAINTSLVLVIKPVIAWTAQITSVALALLIPAIMLLLVSTFARTVQKAND